One region of Deltaproteobacteria bacterium genomic DNA includes:
- the hisF gene encoding imidazole glycerol phosphate synthase subunit HisF: MLTKRIIPCLDVKDGRVVKGTNFVNLRDAGDPVEQAAAYDAQGADELCFLDISASPEGKATIVDIVARTAEVVFVPLTVGGGVRTVDDVRALLEAGADKVSMNTAALRDPDLIAQAARRFGSQAIVVAIDAKRKPDGSYEVYSHGGRTPEGVDAIEWARRAVALGAGEILLTSMDRDGTGRGYDLELTRRVADAVPVPVIASGGVGSLDDLVAGLTDGGADAVLAASIFHYGRHTIAEAKDVLRRHGVPVRPVATPAGGREER; this comes from the coding sequence ATGTTGACCAAACGGATCATTCCGTGCCTCGACGTCAAGGATGGCCGTGTCGTCAAGGGGACGAACTTCGTGAACCTGCGCGACGCCGGCGACCCGGTCGAGCAGGCGGCCGCTTACGATGCGCAGGGAGCCGACGAACTGTGCTTCCTCGACATCTCCGCCTCCCCGGAGGGCAAAGCTACGATCGTCGACATCGTCGCGCGCACCGCCGAGGTCGTGTTCGTGCCGCTCACCGTCGGCGGCGGTGTGCGGACGGTCGACGATGTGCGCGCGTTGCTCGAGGCTGGCGCCGACAAGGTGTCGATGAACACAGCCGCGCTGCGCGACCCGGACCTGATTGCGCAGGCGGCGCGGCGGTTCGGCTCGCAGGCGATCGTCGTGGCGATCGATGCCAAGCGGAAGCCCGACGGGAGCTACGAGGTCTACAGCCACGGCGGCCGCACGCCGGAGGGCGTCGACGCGATCGAATGGGCGCGCCGTGCGGTCGCCCTCGGCGCCGGGGAGATCCTGCTCACCAGCATGGACCGCGACGGCACCGGGCGCGGATACGATCTGGAACTCACGCGGCGCGTTGCGGACGCCGTGCCCGTGCCGGTGATCGCCTCCGGCGGGGTCGGCTCGCTCGACGATCTGGTCGCCGGCCTCACCGACGGCGGCGCGGACGCCGTGCTCGCCGCTTCGATCTTTCACTACGGCCGGCATACGATCGCCGAGGCCAAAGACGTACTGCGCCGCCACGGCGTCCCGGTCCGTCCCGTTGCGACGCCGGCCGGCGGGCGGGAGGAGCGATGA
- the hisA gene encoding 1-(5-phosphoribosyl)-5-[(5-phosphoribosylamino)methylideneamino]imidazole-4-carboxamide isomerase, producing MKVIPAIDLLGGRAVRLRAGRRDDVTVFSDEPWRVARAFAQAGAERIHVVDLDGAFDGAPRHRAAIERILAEATVPVQVGGGLRTRAAIDAALAAGAAYAVVGTAALTDPDMLREACAAHPGRIVVAVDARDGRVAIEGWVETSDTTAVDLGRRAAAWGAAALLYTDVARDGLHRGPNVDATAELAAAVDIPVIASGGVSSVDDLRALAARGIPYAVVGRALYEGRFTLEEAIAAAC from the coding sequence GTGAAGGTCATTCCGGCGATCGACTTGCTCGGCGGGCGCGCCGTGCGGCTGCGCGCCGGACGGCGCGACGACGTCACCGTGTTTTCGGACGAGCCGTGGCGGGTGGCGCGCGCGTTTGCTCAGGCCGGCGCCGAACGCATTCACGTGGTCGACTTGGACGGCGCGTTCGACGGCGCGCCGCGCCACCGCGCCGCGATCGAGCGCATCCTGGCCGAGGCGACCGTGCCGGTGCAGGTCGGCGGCGGGTTGCGCACGCGGGCTGCGATCGACGCGGCGCTCGCGGCCGGCGCGGCGTACGCGGTCGTGGGCACCGCGGCGCTCACGGATCCAGACATGCTGCGGGAGGCCTGCGCCGCGCACCCGGGGCGCATCGTGGTCGCCGTCGATGCGCGTGACGGCCGCGTGGCGATCGAAGGTTGGGTCGAGACGTCCGACACGACGGCCGTCGACCTCGGCCGGCGAGCGGCCGCCTGGGGCGCCGCGGCGCTGCTGTATACCGACGTCGCGCGCGACGGACTGCACCGCGGGCCGAACGTCGACGCGACGGCCGAGCTGGCCGCGGCGGTCGACATTCCGGTCATCGCGTCCGGCGGCGTGTCGTCCGTCGACGATCTGCGCGCGCTCGCGGCGCGCGGCATCCCATACGCGGTCGTCGGGCGGGCGCTGTACGAGGGCCGGTTCACGCTCGAGGAGGCGATCGCGGCGGCATGTTGA
- the hisH gene encoding imidazole glycerol phosphate synthase subunit HisH yields MIAVVDSGYGNLRSVAKALARVGADVVVTGDPDVVRRADRVVMPGQGAFGDCVAALAGGLGDALREAIAAGRPYLGICLGLQVLFGASEESPGAAGLGLLAGRVVRFRRDRPAMKVPHMGWNRVFGRGDRLVDGVGDAPYFYFVHSYYAVPEDPDVVALECDYGVRFCAAVRRDNVFACQFHPEKSQRAGLRLLANFVEAP; encoded by the coding sequence GTGATCGCGGTCGTCGACAGCGGCTACGGCAACCTGCGGTCGGTCGCGAAGGCGCTCGCGCGGGTCGGCGCCGACGTGGTCGTCACGGGCGACCCGGACGTCGTACGGCGCGCAGACCGCGTCGTGATGCCCGGCCAGGGGGCGTTTGGCGATTGCGTCGCTGCGCTCGCCGGTGGGCTCGGCGACGCGCTGCGCGAGGCGATCGCGGCCGGCCGGCCGTATCTCGGCATCTGCCTCGGCCTCCAGGTGCTGTTCGGCGCCAGCGAGGAGAGTCCGGGGGCGGCAGGTCTCGGACTGCTGGCCGGTCGCGTCGTCCGGTTCCGCCGGGACCGACCGGCGATGAAGGTTCCGCACATGGGCTGGAACCGCGTGTTCGGCCGGGGGGATCGCCTCGTCGACGGCGTCGGCGACGCGCCGTATTTCTACTTCGTGCACTCGTACTACGCCGTGCCGGAGGATCCGGACGTCGTCGCTCTCGAGTGCGACTACGGCGTCCGATTTTGCGCCGCCGTGCGCCGGGACAACGTGTTCGCGTGCCAGTTCCACCCGGAAAAGAGCCAGCGCGCGGGACTGCGGCTGCTGGCCAACTTCGTGGAGGCACCGTGA
- the hisB gene encoding imidazoleglycerol-phosphate dehydratase HisB, protein MSARTAHVERTTRETAVSVSLSLDGGAVRDIHTPLPFFNHMLDAFARHGLFDLRVHARGDIEIDGHHTVEDVGLALGDAFRQALGDRAGIARYGDATVPMDETLASCAVDFCGRPAFVWHVGAIAGKWVGGFDCDLAKEFFAAFAARAQCNLHVNLHYGENAHHILEACFKAFARACDRATQIDERLGGDVPSTKGTLTA, encoded by the coding sequence ATGAGCGCACGGACGGCCCATGTCGAGCGCACGACACGCGAGACGGCGGTCTCCGTGTCGCTGTCCCTCGATGGGGGAGCCGTGCGGGACATCCACACGCCGTTGCCGTTTTTCAACCACATGCTCGATGCGTTTGCTCGGCACGGTTTGTTCGACTTGCGCGTGCACGCCCGCGGCGACATCGAGATCGACGGGCACCACACGGTCGAGGACGTCGGCCTCGCGCTTGGTGATGCCTTCCGCCAGGCGCTGGGCGATCGCGCGGGCATTGCGCGCTACGGCGACGCCACCGTGCCGATGGACGAGACGCTTGCGTCGTGTGCGGTGGACTTTTGCGGCCGCCCGGCGTTCGTGTGGCACGTCGGCGCGATCGCGGGCAAGTGGGTCGGCGGCTTCGACTGCGACCTGGCGAAGGAGTTCTTTGCGGCGTTCGCTGCCCGTGCCCAGTGCAACTTGCACGTCAACCTGCATTACGGCGAGAACGCGCACCACATCCTCGAGGCGTGTTTCAAGGCGTTCGCCCGCGCGTGCGATCGCGCCACCCAAATCGACGAGCGGCTCGGCGGCGACGTGCCGTCGACGAAGGGCACGCTCACGGCGTAG